One stretch of Streptomyces sp. NBC_01142 DNA includes these proteins:
- a CDS encoding IclR family transcriptional regulator: MTEKSSAVQSVDRAVSVLESLARHGEAGVTEIADELGVHKSTAFRLLGALENRGLVAQSKDRGKYYLAAGMLRLAGAAAIRLDISQEGTPLCRELADEVGETVNIAILDDDAAVNVAQARGAASVTTYNWLGRRTPLHATSSGKILLAYAPVAARDRALAAGLERFTERTVTSAAELGAQLTTAAGQGYALAVEELEIGLNAVAAPVYAHDGVVTGALSVSGPAYRMGEELLPKLAKRTMAVAEELSRRMGYGG; the protein is encoded by the coding sequence ATGACGGAAAAGTCCAGCGCCGTGCAGTCGGTGGACCGCGCAGTGAGCGTGCTCGAGAGCCTCGCCCGGCACGGTGAGGCGGGCGTCACGGAGATCGCCGACGAGCTGGGCGTGCACAAGTCGACCGCGTTCCGGCTGCTCGGGGCGCTGGAGAACCGCGGCCTGGTCGCCCAGTCCAAGGACCGGGGCAAGTACTACCTCGCGGCGGGAATGCTCCGCCTCGCGGGCGCCGCCGCCATCCGGCTCGACATCTCGCAGGAGGGCACACCGCTCTGTCGTGAACTGGCCGACGAGGTGGGCGAGACCGTCAATATCGCGATCCTGGACGACGACGCGGCCGTCAATGTCGCCCAGGCCCGCGGGGCCGCCTCGGTGACAACCTACAACTGGCTCGGCCGGCGCACGCCGCTGCACGCCACCTCCAGCGGCAAGATCCTGCTCGCGTACGCCCCGGTGGCCGCCCGGGACCGGGCACTCGCCGCCGGACTCGAGCGGTTCACGGAGCGTACGGTCACCTCGGCCGCCGAGCTGGGCGCGCAGCTCACCACGGCCGCCGGGCAGGGGTACGCCCTCGCGGTCGAGGAGCTGGAGATCGGGCTGAACGCGGTCGCGGCGCCGGTGTACGCGCACGACGGGGTGGTGACCGGGGCGCTCAGCGTCTCCGGGCCCGCCTACCGGATGGGCGAGGAACTGCTGCCGAAGCTGGCCAAGCGGACGATGGCGGTGGCCGAAGAGCTCTCCCGCCGTATGGGCTACGGGGGTTGA